GCAGGACCACCGTCAGCCAGTCCCGCTCGGCAACGAGTGCCTTCATCGTCTTGGAGATGTGGGTGCTCAGCCGGTCCCACACCACGATCAGCGGGGCCTTGAGCAGTTGGTGGGCGCCATGGTCTTGTGAGCTTCCAGGCAGTGTCGGCAGAGCAGACCCCGGGAGGGCATCATGGTCCAGCACGAGGTGGTGATGCACTTCGAGGCCGAGGTGCGCGGGTTGTCCACGTCGCCGTCGAAGAACCAAGCCTGCTGTGACCACTCGCCGGGCCGCCAGAGGGGATCGACCTGCTCTTGCAACCAAATGGGTCCAGGCCGTCAGGTCGAGCGGAACGACGTCGGAGAGCGGCTCCGCTGTGATCGGCGCGGGACTGGTCACGACCGCCTCCCCGCCGCCACCAGCTCGACCGCCGCCCGCTTGTCCGCCTCGCTGGCGTGCAGGTAGGGCGTCAGCGAGGACCGGGAGACGTGCCCCATCAGGTCCTGGACCACGTCCTCGTCGACGCCGCCGCGGACCCAGGCCGTGGCCGCCCCGTGCCGCAGCATGTGCGGACGTGCGGTGAGCTGGGTCTTCTTCGCCAGCCGGTCGAAGAGCTCCTTCGCTGTGCCGTAGCGCATCGGCTTCCCCAGAGGGGCATGGAAGAGGTTCACGAAGACCATGTCGCAGCCGGCCGCCTCGGGGACCTCGTCCCGCTCGAGCTGGTGGCGAACTCGGCAAGGAAGGACGCGCAGATCCGCTCGATGAGCACCTCGCCGAGCTGCGTGCGTGCCTGCCCGCGCGAGCGGAACTCCTCGGCGGAACCGACGATCCACGTCCTGTGTCGGCGCTTGAATCACTCGCCCTGCGGCTCGCTCTTCCGCTGACCATGATTGAGGGCGCAGGGCACGAACCCTGGTTGGAGCAGCCCGACGTCGTGCGTACGCACCTTCGGAGATTCGTGCAAGACACCTTGGGCACGTAGGGCTTTGGCAGGTTCGCTGGCCGGCCTCAGCCCCGGCTTTCGGCGCCGCAGGCCAGAGCGCCGGAGTCTCCAAGCTGGCCGAGGCCCGCCCGGCACTGCCGACGAGCCCCTACCGTCGGGCACGCTGACCGCACCGCTTGAGGGCCCGTCCGCACGGACGGGCCCTCAAGCACACCAGCCGGGAGCTGTACCCCTACCCTTCCGCCTCGGTCTGGTGCTGCTCCTGGTCGTGGCGGGTGGCGAGTTCCGCGCTCCGCGCGATGATCTTCTGTTCCAGAGCGCTCATTTCGGCGGGGGTGTACTCGCGTTCCTGGACGACGGCCCAGCCGACGGTGCCGTCCGGCCCGGCCGCGGTGGTGATCCGGGGTTCGGCGGTGTCGGGGCGGGCCAGGGCGTGACGGCCCTGATGCACGATGACGTTGTTGCGGGTGATGGTGAGGCGGTCGGGGCCGGCCTCCATCCATGGCGTCTCGACCGGGTCGGCCCCGTACAGCTCGGGCGGACCGGCATACCAGCCTCCCGCAGCCCCCTCGGGCGCGATGTCCACCAGGCGCAGCTCCATGCCGTCCTCGCAGCCCTCGGTGACCTCGTACAGCTCCGTCGTGCGCAGGGTGTGCCCGGTGGCCTCCAGCGTGAGCAGCAGCCGGTCGCCGGGGCGGGACGGGTACCACGGCGCCTCGGTCAGCGCACGATGCCCGCCGACCAGCGCGCTGACCTCCGCGCCGATGTCGCGGTGGCGCTTGGCCTCCTCGGCCTGGACGAGCGGCGATTGCGCGGCGCCGCTCTCGCCGCAGGGGCAGGACACCGTGGTGAGCCCCGTCGCGAGTTTGCCGTGGGCCCGCAGCCACGCCTCGGCCTCCCCGGCCCCGAACTGCGGACTCTCGTCGGTGCCGCCGACCGGCTCCGGGAAGTCGGGGTGCCGGCGCCGCCAGTTGACGACAGCGGCACGGCCCACGCCTGCGCGCTGCCCGATCTGCGACAGGTTCAAGGTCTCCATGACGATGTCCTCGTGGTCCCCGGACACCGGTCGGTCCGGCCCGTGCGCAGCACCGTGACAAACAAGAAGAAAGTATGTCAACTACCTGAATTTCAGGCGTAATTGGGCACGCTCGCCTAGATCCGCGCCCGCGTACGCGAGGCCCCGAGTTCACCCGTCCGGGCCATTTGGCACCCGCCGCTGACCCGGTGGTACATGTACCGGTGTGCCTAGACTCCAGTGGCTGGCTTTGTCAGCGAGTTACGAGAGCGCCTGTAGCTCAGCCGCGAGAGCGCCCGCTTCGCATGGAGAGTGGTGTCGCCGAGTCTTGAGAGCACCCAGATGCTTGCTTCGGGACCATGGTTGTGCTCTGCACGACGAGGGGGTCGTGTAGCCCGTGGGCTTCTCTGCGGAGGATCCGGTACAGCACACACTGGCGAAGCGGCCCTTCGGGCACGCTCGGATCCTCGAAGTCGTCGGCCGGGTCCCGGGTCATGCCGATCCGGCGCATCACTGCCTGGGAACGAAGGTTGTTGACGGTCGTCGACGCAACGACCTCCCGCAGCCCGAGGGCCTCGAAGCCGAAGGCTAGGCAGGCCAGGGCGGCCTCGGTGGCGTAACCGTGACCCCACGCCGAACGCACCAACCGCCACCCGATATCCACCCCCGCGAACGGCATGTCCTCGTCCACCCCGTCCAAGCCGGCGCGGCCGATGAACTCACCGGTCTCCCGTGCTTCGAGCGCCCACCACCCAAAACCTCGCTCGTCGAACTCGGCCTGCATGAGCGCCACCGCGGCAGCGCTCTGCTCCCGCGTCAGCAGTGCCCCCAGGTGTTCTCGGACTTCGGGATCGGCGTTCATCGCCGCCCACGGTTCGAGGTCGGACTCCCGCCACCGGCGGAGCAGGAGACGGTCGGTACGCAGCTCTGGCATGCTGGCCAGCTAACGCCATCACGATCAGGGTGTCGATCGGTTATGTCGAACCCTATGGTGCTCGCCAATGCCAGCCCCGCGGCACAGATCTTCACGGCCTACACCGCTTGGCGGGACGCGATCCCGACCGGACTCACCGCTCTCAAGTGCTGCTACTTCTCAGGTTCTGGCTCAACTTCTGTGGTGCTATGCCTTGCCCGCCCGTCTCCGCGCCGGACCGTTCGTCTGACCTGCCGGTTCTTCGAGTACGCCAACCGGATCCATTGACCGTCGACCCGTCACCGCTGAGTAGGCCCGGAGCGCGGTGCCGGGATTGCTCCCGGTCCGTTTCTCCGGACCTCTCGCCGAACCCGCCGTGCGCCTCTCAGCGCAACGGGCTCTCCACGGTCTCTGCCGTCAGACGGGGTTCGCAGGGTGCCATGGGTTGGGGATCCTGCTGGCCCGGTATCGGTAACGGCTGACCGTGACCGATGCGATCTGGAACAGTTCGGCCCCGTCCGCCGCGATCGGTAGCCACCGCCCGGTGGGGGTGGTGAACCGGCGGCGGACTTCGCCCCAACTCCAGTGGTGACGTTCCCGCAGCATGCGGATCAGACGCCACCACACGAAGGCGTCAAGCTTCGTGAAGACATGCTTGGCGACAGCGTGCTTGAAGTAGTTGGCCCAACCGCGCATGATCTGAGTGAGTCTGATCAGCACGGTGGCGAGATCCTGCTGCGATGTCCTGCCTGTCACAGCACGGACCTTCGCCTTCAAGGACCGGATGGGCCGGTCCGCGATGAAGGTGTAGACGTGCCATCTGTCCGTGCCTCCTTTGCGTTTCCACTGGATGCGGAAGCCCAGGAAGTCGAACCCATCACTCATGTGCGCGATCCGGGTCTTCGCCTGCGACAGGCGCAATCCCAGAGGTTCGAGCACGTCAGCGACTTCTTCGCGCAGTGCCGCAGTGTCGGCCTCGGTGCCGTGCACCAGGACGACGAAGTCGTCCGCGTAGCGGACGACCCGCCACGTCGGCCGACCCTTGCGGCGCCGGTGGGCGCGTTTACCTTCGGTGGCCATCGTCCCGCCCGGCTCCCACGTCTCGTGCAGGTGCTCATCGAGCGCCGACAGAGCAATGTTCGCCAGCAGCGGGGAGAGGATGCCGCCTTGCGGGGTGCCGGTCAACGTCTCCTTGTTCTCACCGAGTTCAGTAAGAATCCCGGCCTTGAGGAAGGCTTTGACCAGCGACAGGACACGCTTGTCCTTCACCCGATGACGCACTCGGTCCATCAGGGCCGTGTGGTTGATCGAGTCGAAGCACGCCTCGATGTCCGCATCCAGCACCCAGCGATATCCCCGGGTGCCGAAATAGTGGATCTCGGCGATGGCGTCCTGGGCCCGCCGTCGGGGCCGGAACCCGTAGGAGACCGGCTTGAAGTCGGCCTCGAAGATCGGTTCCAGCACCAGTTTCAGCGCTGCCTGAGCGACCCGGTCCGCGATCGTCGGAATCCCGAGTTTACGGACCTTTCCCGAGCCTCCCGGCTTGGGAATGCTGCGTTCCCGCACCGGCAGAGGACAGAACGCACCGCCCTTGACGGCGACCCGCAGGTCGTTCAGGAATCCGGGGACACCGATGGATTCCTCGACGTCGGTGGCGGTCAGGCCGTCGACGCCGGGAGTCCGGGCTCCCCGGTTGCCCGCGACCCGGTCGAACGCCACCAACAGCGTCGCCGGATCGTGCACGAAGTTGAACAGGTCATCGAACCGGCGGCCGGGATCGGCCACCGCCCAACGGTGAAGCTTGGCCTGCATCTCCAGTACCCGGGCCCGAGGGCCCGGGGCTCCGCCATTCGGCGGGGCATCTTCCGGCATTGCAGCGTCCTTCCCTTCTCGATACCGCTGCCGCCCTTCCCCATGCGGCCGGCTTTCCCGGCCTCGGAGTACTACGGCGGCTCCGCCCCGTCCCGGACCGATCGGCGGTCGATGCGCCCAGCCCCGGCAGCCTGCTGGAGACAGGTAGCGGGGCGAGGTTCGGGACGGTTCCCGTGTTCACTGTGGTTCGCTCGACGGAGTAGGAGCCCGACTGTGTCCCTGCGGCATCGCCACGAGTACGCCGCAGGCTTTCCTCGTGGCCTCCCGGCCAGCTTTCGTAAACCGACCCAGGAGTTGTCAGACCGCCCGAAAGGATGACCCGAGTACGCACCGCTTCCGGCCCAGATCCACCAGGTTGGAGCCGGAGGCTCGTTAAGAGACGTAAAACGCCGGTTCCTTGCGTACTCCTCTCCATCACACTTGCCGGACCCGCCCCATCTGGCAGTACTGGTCACGTCCCGGCTTCGTCAGGGCCGCTCTCACCCTCCCCGGCATCACCCGGATCAGGCTGCCCTCAGCTTCAACCCAGCTGCTGCGACAGCGGGTTGGTGCAGGCCTTCCACCTCCACTCGAACCAACAGCGCCTCACGGCGCAAACAGAAGTTGAGCCAGAACCACTTCTCATCGACATTCCTGGGCCTCTTGACAGCGAACCGATGCCAAGAACCACCGACATTCGCTCTCCGCTCGCACCTACGCAGCCAAGTGGCCGAGCATCGTGGACCGTGCCGCCGACATCGTCACCAGTTACGACCGGGTAGGCGGCTGCACCCTCCGGCAGGCGTACTACCGGCTCGTCTCGGAGGGGCTGATCCCGCACACCGCGCCGACGTACCGGCGTCTGTCCTCCCGTCTCGCCCAGGCCCGACGACAGGAGCGGTTCCCCGACCTCATCGACCCCTTGCGCGAGGTCCACGTCTCCCCGGCCTGGCCGGACGCCGGTGCCTTCCTCCAGGCCGCGCCCGACTGGTTCGCCCTGGACCGGACCGCAGGCCAGACATCAGCCCTGTACGTGGCCTGCGAGAAGGACACCCTGCGGGCTCAGCTGACCGGCTGGCTGGAGCGTACGGGCGTCCCCGTGCTTGTCGTCCGGGGCTTCGGCAGCCAGAGCTACGTACAGGTCGTACGCGAGCGCACCGCCCGCGATCCGCGACCGGCCGTTCTGCTCTACGTCGGCGACTTCGACGCCTCGGGCGCAGACATCGAACGGGTCCTGCTCACCCACGACCAAGTCCGGGACTACGAATTGCCCGCGGCTGTGGGGAAGGCCGGCGACCCACGCTGGCCAGGGTTCGCCAGCCGATACAGGCTCGACCCTGGCCGGCCGGTGCAGTGGGAGGTTGAGGCACTCGACCCGACCGAGCTTCAGCGCCTGGTCCTCGCTGCCGTCGCCCCGTACATCGACCAAGCCGTCCTCCGCGACCGTATCGCGGAGGAAGAACGGCAACGGAGGCAACTCAAGGCCTTCGCCGAGGGGTGGCCCCCAAACCGTCCGCCGGGACGTGAGTGACTAGGACACCCCGCAGGTTTCCTCTGCCGCGCTCGATCTACCAGCGCATCCCGAGTTCATCGAGGTCTGCCCGCCGCTGCTCGGGGAGCTTTGCGGCGCGTTTGCGGACGTTGTCGAGCCAGGTGCCGAGCTTGACCACCACGGGCCCGTCAGCAGCGTCCTGACGGACCGTCGGGACCGCTTCCGCATCCAGCTCCTCAACGTGCTTCCGAGGCACTCGCAGATGCCCCTCACGGGCGTGGAACCGCCGCGCCGCCGCGAGGTTGACCGCCCACTTCGCATCCTGCGTCTGCTTCACCGGCCGCTCGTCTTCCTCGGCCGGTGTGATCGTGAGGGTGTTCTCCAGGATCCACTGCTGCACGGGCAGGAGCTGTTCCCACCCGTACCGCTGCGCGTTCACCCAGCGTCCGAGGTCTTCGCCCTGCACGACGACGTCGCCCGCAGCCTCCGGGAGGGTTCCGCCGGCCTGGACGTGGTTCTGGACCAGTCGGTAGCACCGCTGCCACCCGGTGTCCCAGGCCGGGCACCATCCCGGATCGATCGCGTCCAGCTCATCCTGCCGCGCTTGGGTCATCGCGCCGGCTGCCGAGGGGACGGGGAGGCCGGCTGCGCGCAGTTCCTCGTTCTCTCGCGCCCTACGGGCCGCCGCCCTCGCGTTTTTCGCCCACACCCCGATGGGATGCCCCTCCCACGTCGCGGTCGTCGGAGGGAGGAATTGGCCGTGGGCGGCGGCGTACTCCTTGGCGACGGCGATCCCGTCCGCCCAGGCCGCTTCCTGCTCGGACCACACCATCCCGAGCTTTTCCAGCTCGGCTAACGCTGGGGGTGGTTAGTTGCGGTGGTGGGTGGTTTGTGAGCTGGGGTGTTGATGATTGATTGAGAACGGTGTCGGGGTGGTTTTGAGGGTGTGGATGGGGGTCTGGCCTGGGGTTGTTGCAGTTTCGTTGAGACAGGGCGCGGGATGTCGCGGATATGCCCCTGGGTCTAAAGGCACTGGCTGTGTTTTTGCTGGTCAGGACTGTTTTCCTGGTCAGTGCGGTGGCGGGGGTCAGGGCCGTCGTGTACGGGAACGGGGCCGGGTTGGTGCCGGGGTAGGGCGGGGGTGGGTTTCGGCGAGGTGGTCGAGCTGGACGCTGTCGAGCAAGGGTTTGGTGATTTTTTCGGTGCCGTCACAGATGGCGGTGATCGCGGATTGGCGGATCAGCCGGGTCAGGCTCCCGATCCGGCTCGCGGTCCGCTGGTGGAGATATGCGGCATGACGGGGGAGGGTTCCGGGCCGATGCTGCTGGAGGTCGAGGGCGTCCTCAAGGCCTGCGATGAGTTCTTTGAACGGCTCGTGTGTCCCGTGCCGGGCGGGCAGCGGCCCGCACTCGATGAGTGAGGCCCTCCCGGCGAGCTGCGCGCCACGCACACCACTGAACAAAGCGGTCGTGGTGACGTCGATGCCCGCGTACACGAACGTCGCACCGATGCGTTCGGTGAGGTCTTTGAGGAGGTCGGCACTCTGCGCGCCGGTGGTGGTGCGGGGGTTGAGGCGGTGGATTGCGGATGCCGCGTTCGGCGATGGCCTGCCACCGCACCTGCAAGATCGGCTACACGACTTGGCGGTACACCATTGTGGGAAGCTCACGTCCACCGCGCCCGAAGGCTGTCCGGGCTCGCCAAGTACCTTCTGGTGCAGGCGTGTTGGAATGCCTTTATGGTCACTTCCGCTGACGGAACCACGCGCCTGAGCCCGGACGAGTTCGCGCACCGCCTGCGTGCCGAGATCGAGCGGATGAGAGACGAGGCGACGCGCCAGAGGAAACTCGCCCACCGCCGGGCCGAGTTCTGGGCCAAGACGGACATCGCCCTCGGTTTCCCCGCGGCCCTGCTCGCGGGCACGGCGGGAGCGGCAGGACTGGCCTCGGCGGACGTGCGCGTTCCCGCCGCCCTCGCCGCTCTGGCCTCTGCCGGGTTCGCGGCGGGAGCGGGCTTCCTGCGCAGCGACACCAGGCGACGCGCCAACAAACGCGCCCGGCACGCATGGGCCTCGGTCGAGGCCAGGGCCATGGTGGCACTGACTCAGGAGCACGTGTCCCACGAGGACCTTGGCGACCTGCTGGAATGCCGCCAGGCTGCGCTGGCGGCCTACGACGGCGAGGAGCCCCAGCCTGGGTCGTCGTGATCCGCAGCCCTTCGGCTGCCGCCCCGTGTTGAAGAACTCGGAGTGGGCGACCTGACAGGCGTAGCCGCCCCCGCGTAGTCGCAGCCGAGCGACGGTGAAGGTCACCGGCAAGATCGGCTGCACCCATGGCGGGACACCATCGGGTGGTGGATCACTGGGTATCTGCGGGACAGGGTCGTGGGATGCCGAGGTCGGTGACGGGCCTCTTCGCGAGACGGGCGGCCTCGGCTTGCTTGGCGCGGAGGAAGGCCAGGGTCGAGTCGATGCCCTCGGTGTCGCCGGGCCAGTGCTCTTCCTTGGCCTGTTTGCG
The sequence above is drawn from the Streptomyces sp. NBC_01591 genome and encodes:
- a CDS encoding helicase associated domain-containing protein, whose product is MVWSEQEAAWADGIAVAKEYAAAHGQFLPPTTATWEGHPIGVWAKNARAAARRARENEELRAAGLPVPSAAGAMTQARQDELDAIDPGWCPAWDTGWQRCYRLVQNHVQAGGTLPEAAGDVVVQGEDLGRWVNAQRYGWEQLLPVQQWILENTLTITPAEEDERPVKQTQDAKWAVNLAAARRFHAREGHLRVPRKHVEELDAEAVPTVRQDAADGPVVVKLGTWLDNVRKRAAKLPEQRRADLDELGMRW
- a CDS encoding tyrosine-type recombinase/integrase — encoded protein: MVFVNLFHAPLGKPMRYGTAKELFDRLAKKTQLTARPHMLRHGAATAWVRGGVDEDVVQDLMGHVSRSSLTPYLHASEADKRAAVELVAAGRRS
- the ltrA gene encoding group II intron reverse transcriptase/maturase, producing the protein MPEDAPPNGGAPGPRARVLEMQAKLHRWAVADPGRRFDDLFNFVHDPATLLVAFDRVAGNRGARTPGVDGLTATDVEESIGVPGFLNDLRVAVKGGAFCPLPVRERSIPKPGGSGKVRKLGIPTIADRVAQAALKLVLEPIFEADFKPVSYGFRPRRRAQDAIAEIHYFGTRGYRWVLDADIEACFDSINHTALMDRVRHRVKDKRVLSLVKAFLKAGILTELGENKETLTGTPQGGILSPLLANIALSALDEHLHETWEPGGTMATEGKRAHRRRKGRPTWRVVRYADDFVVLVHGTEADTAALREEVADVLEPLGLRLSQAKTRIAHMSDGFDFLGFRIQWKRKGGTDRWHVYTFIADRPIRSLKAKVRAVTGRTSQQDLATVLIRLTQIMRGWANYFKHAVAKHVFTKLDAFVWWRLIRMLRERHHWSWGEVRRRFTTPTGRWLPIAADGAELFQIASVTVSRYRYRASRIPNPWHPANPV